The Sulfurimonas lithotrophica genome includes a region encoding these proteins:
- a CDS encoding beta-ketoacyl synthase N-terminal-like domain-containing protein, whose translation MDNIYLSNFEILCSQGNLQNTLEAVKSNNIRIDKKRIVTDIQTLDAPYFLFEDEIKDDKNEIYSSLKELVSKIVSKIDQHELSSTGLIIGTALADLNLGFAINSDAQGDAYISKKTSIDTYASKLVKHFGLNEFTMTINTACTSSANAILEASNLIQSNILNKVIVLGVEIHSKMLSSGFLAMNLITLDTQKPFEESRDGLVLGEAIAGLVLSKEASKYKLLGGYSNCNAASITGVSESGEEYVEVMQKALINSNQTVDSITAVKTHATSTPASDLSEMNAMDNIFSKKPPLCALKPYVGHTIGACGTLELSLFLSCIDNGFIPKLPSQNKHIECKGGIFMLNYFGFGGNNTTLIIKSEQE comes from the coding sequence ATGGATAATATATACCTATCAAATTTTGAAATACTTTGTTCGCAAGGTAACCTACAAAATACGCTTGAAGCTGTAAAAAGCAATAATATACGCATAGATAAAAAACGTATAGTTACAGATATACAAACCTTAGATGCTCCGTATTTTTTATTTGAGGATGAAATAAAAGATGATAAAAACGAGATATATAGCTCACTCAAGGAACTAGTATCTAAAATAGTATCCAAAATAGACCAACATGAACTCTCTTCAACAGGTTTGATTATAGGAACTGCTTTGGCAGATTTAAATTTAGGTTTTGCAATAAATTCAGATGCACAAGGAGATGCTTATATCTCTAAAAAAACATCTATTGACACTTATGCTTCCAAACTTGTAAAACACTTTGGGTTAAATGAGTTTACAATGACTATAAACACGGCTTGTACATCAAGTGCCAATGCCATCTTGGAAGCTTCTAACCTAATTCAGTCAAATATTTTAAATAAAGTGATTGTCTTAGGAGTGGAGATACATTCTAAAATGTTAAGCAGTGGTTTTTTGGCAATGAACTTAATAACACTTGACACACAAAAACCTTTTGAAGAATCTCGTGACGGCTTAGTATTAGGAGAAGCAATAGCAGGCTTGGTTTTATCTAAAGAAGCTTCAAAGTATAAACTTTTAGGCGGTTATTCAAACTGCAATGCCGCAAGTATTACCGGTGTGAGTGAAAGTGGTGAAGAGTATGTAGAAGTTATGCAAAAAGCACTTATAAATTCAAATCAAACTGTTGATTCTATAACTGCAGTTAAAACTCATGCTACATCTACCCCTGCTAGCGATCTTAGCGAGATGAACGCCATGGACAATATATTTTCAAAAAAACCGCCTTTATGTGCATTAAAACCTTACGTCGGACATACCATAGGTGCATGTGGTACATTGGAATTATCTTTATTTTTATCGTGTATAGATAATGGTTTTATACCCAAGTTACCATCACAAAATAAACATATCGAATGTAAAGGCGGTATATTTATGCTAAACTATTTTGGTTTTGGAGGTAATAATACCACCTTGATTATAAAAAGCGAACAAGAATGA